A window of the Dehalococcoidia bacterium genome harbors these coding sequences:
- a CDS encoding ABC transporter permease, producing the protein MATRTVALRTAAAGVPVRRAQPVGDALTITWRNLLTIRRTPRLLVFATIQPVMFVLMFRYVFGGAIRVPGVSYVNYLMPGIFVQTVVFGSLTTGIGLSEDLHKGLIDRFRSLPMARSAVLVGRSLADLGRNVFVVGLMAVVGFIVGWKPDHGWLGLPAALLLVIAFSYALSWVFAIVGLSAPDAETAQAMSFPLLAPLVFASSAFVPVKSMPDWLQGFASHQPVSVVVNAARDLTLGKPVGGDFWQAVAWIAGIVAVCAPIAVARYRRVG; encoded by the coding sequence ATGGCCACACGCACGGTCGCCCTGCGCACCGCGGCCGCCGGCGTCCCCGTGCGGCGGGCACAGCCGGTGGGCGATGCCCTGACCATCACCTGGCGCAACCTGCTGACCATCCGCCGCACGCCGCGCCTGCTCGTCTTCGCCACGATCCAGCCGGTGATGTTCGTCCTGATGTTCCGCTACGTGTTCGGCGGCGCGATTCGCGTACCGGGCGTCTCCTACGTGAACTACCTGATGCCCGGTATTTTCGTGCAGACCGTCGTCTTCGGCTCGCTGACCACGGGCATCGGCCTCTCGGAAGACCTGCACAAGGGGCTGATCGATCGCTTCCGCTCGCTGCCGATGGCGCGTTCGGCCGTGCTGGTGGGGCGCAGCCTCGCGGACCTGGGGCGCAACGTCTTCGTCGTGGGGCTGATGGCCGTCGTGGGCTTCATCGTCGGCTGGAAGCCGGATCACGGCTGGCTGGGGCTGCCGGCCGCCTTGTTGCTGGTGATCGCCTTCTCGTACGCCCTCTCCTGGGTCTTCGCCATCGTCGGGCTCAGCGCCCCGGACGCGGAAACGGCGCAGGCGATGTCCTTTCCCCTGCTCGCGCCGCTGGTTTTCGCCTCCTCGGCCTTCGTACCCGTGAAGTCGATGCCCGACTGGCTGCAGGGGTTCGCCAGCCACCAGCCCGTCTCCGTGGTGGTGAACGCGGCGCGCGACCTGACCCTGGGCAAGCCGGTCGGCGGCGACTTCTGGCAGGCCGTCGCCTGGATCGCAGGCATCGTCGCGGTCTGCGCCCCAATCGCCGTAGCCCGCTACCGCCGCGTCGGCTGA
- a CDS encoding MDR family MFS transporter yields MIDVAPTTNRARLVIMSGVMLGLLLSALDQTIVSTAMPRIIADLGGLSYYSWVFTAYLLTSTAAVPIFGKLSDVYGRKPFYMAGIVLFLASSALCGLAQNMPELVLFRAIQGVGGGVMMANAFAIIGDVFPPAERGKWQGLTSAMFGFASVVGPTLGGYLTDSFTWRWVFYVNLPVGVIALVVLWFTLPWRRRLGVQHAIDYLGVATLLAGVVPMLLAFVWVGDQFAWFAPQFFGLLIASLALLVAFVLIERRAAEPILPPQLFRNRTFVSGAVIMFFSGMAMFGATVYMPLFMVTVRNASATRAGLTVIPMTLSIVLASVISGQLVSRTGRYRYLIIGGALAMMVGTFLLSTLGVDTQTIVIYLFMVVVGAGVGLSMPIITIVVQNALPYRVLGTVTSATQFFRSIGSTIGVAIFGSILTTRLGSEIPNRLPLEVKSSLPATSLKTVQDPKVLLSPVGGDQLLAAFRPLGQDANRLLGATTEAMRHAFAASLSDVFLIGGAVAIIAFLATFTMEEVPLRSGHIIDDEDEAPDGMAMAAAASH; encoded by the coding sequence ATGATCGATGTAGCCCCGACGACCAACCGCGCCCGCCTGGTGATCATGTCGGGCGTGATGCTCGGCCTGCTGCTCTCGGCGCTCGATCAGACGATCGTCAGCACCGCGATGCCGCGGATCATCGCCGACCTCGGCGGGCTGTCGTACTACTCCTGGGTCTTCACCGCCTACCTGCTCACGAGCACCGCCGCCGTGCCGATCTTCGGCAAGCTCTCCGATGTCTACGGCCGCAAGCCGTTCTACATGGCGGGCATTGTGCTCTTTCTCGCCTCCTCCGCGCTCTGCGGCCTCGCCCAGAACATGCCCGAGCTGGTGCTCTTTCGCGCAATCCAGGGCGTCGGCGGCGGCGTGATGATGGCCAACGCCTTCGCCATCATCGGCGACGTCTTCCCGCCCGCCGAACGCGGCAAGTGGCAGGGTCTGACCAGCGCGATGTTCGGCTTCGCCTCGGTCGTCGGTCCGACACTCGGCGGCTACCTCACCGACAGCTTCACCTGGCGCTGGGTGTTTTACGTCAATCTGCCGGTGGGCGTGATCGCGCTGGTCGTGCTCTGGTTCACGCTCCCCTGGCGGCGGCGCCTGGGCGTGCAGCACGCGATCGACTATCTCGGCGTGGCCACGCTGCTCGCCGGCGTCGTGCCGATGCTGCTCGCCTTCGTCTGGGTCGGGGATCAGTTCGCCTGGTTCGCGCCGCAGTTTTTCGGCCTGCTGATCGCCTCGCTGGCGCTGCTCGTCGCCTTCGTGCTGATCGAGCGCCGCGCGGCCGAGCCGATCCTGCCGCCGCAGCTCTTCCGCAATCGCACCTTCGTCAGCGGCGCGGTGATCATGTTCTTCTCCGGCATGGCGATGTTCGGCGCTACGGTTTACATGCCGCTGTTCATGGTTACCGTGCGCAACGCCTCTGCCACGCGCGCCGGCCTCACCGTGATTCCGATGACGCTGAGCATTGTCCTGGCCAGTGTCATCTCCGGCCAGCTGGTCTCGCGCACGGGGCGCTACCGCTATCTGATCATCGGCGGCGCCCTGGCGATGATGGTGGGGACCTTCCTGCTCTCCACGCTCGGCGTCGACACGCAAACGATCGTGATCTACCTGTTCATGGTCGTGGTGGGCGCGGGCGTCGGCTTGAGCATGCCGATCATCACGATCGTGGTGCAAAACGCGCTGCCGTACCGCGTGCTTGGCACGGTCACCTCGGCCACGCAGTTCTTCCGCTCGATCGGATCGACGATCGGCGTGGCGATCTTTGGCAGCATCCTTACCACGCGGCTTGGCAGCGAAATCCCCAACCGGCTGCCGCTGGAAGTGAAGTCATCGCTTCCCGCCACCAGCCTGAAGACGGTTCAGGATCCAAAAGTCTTGCTCTCGCCGGTGGGCGGCGATCAACTGCTCGCCGCCTTTCGGCCGCTCGGGCAGGACGCCAACCGCCTGCTCGGCGCCACCACCGAGGCCATGCGCCACGCCTTCGCCGCCTCGCTGAGCGATGTCTTCCTGATCGGCGGCGCCGTGGCGATCATCGCCTTCCTGGCCACCTTCACCATGGAGGAAGTGCCGTTGCGCAGCGGCCACATCATCGATGACGAGGACGAGGCGCCGGACGGCATGGCTATGGCGGCGGCGGCGAGCCACTGA
- a CDS encoding alpha/beta hydrolase, with protein MHAFRIPGSNASLCYHDIPGEEPALVFLHGLGGASSEGFLVIARHPLLAASRIVLVDLLGFGYSDRPEAFGYSMEEHADSVAALLEHLGLFGCRVIGHSMGGSIAILLAFRFPSLVSALVVAEGNLDPGKGGISLQIAAQPEEVFIREGHATLMHDLKGWLDATPAYGGAFRAVQGASPQAIYRSAQSLLAARQPTLRQALEQLAIPRTYLIGERSLPGFPEGPAPANGVEVAYVADAGHLMNADNPDGFACAIAHAFGMG; from the coding sequence ATGCATGCGTTTCGCATACCGGGCTCGAACGCATCCCTCTGCTATCACGACATCCCGGGCGAGGAACCAGCGCTTGTCTTCCTTCATGGCCTCGGCGGGGCATCGTCTGAGGGATTCCTCGTCATCGCTCGCCATCCGCTCCTGGCAGCATCGCGAATCGTTCTGGTCGACTTGCTCGGGTTCGGCTACTCGGATCGGCCCGAAGCGTTCGGCTACAGCATGGAGGAGCATGCGGATAGCGTTGCCGCGCTGCTGGAGCACCTCGGCCTCTTTGGCTGTCGGGTGATCGGGCACAGCATGGGCGGCTCCATTGCCATCCTGTTAGCTTTCCGGTTCCCCTCGCTTGTTTCAGCGCTCGTGGTGGCCGAGGGGAACCTCGATCCCGGCAAAGGGGGGATCAGTCTGCAGATCGCCGCACAGCCGGAGGAGGTCTTCATCCGGGAGGGGCATGCAACGCTCATGCACGATCTCAAGGGATGGCTGGATGCGACGCCGGCGTACGGCGGGGCATTCCGCGCCGTGCAAGGCGCCTCGCCTCAGGCGATCTATCGCAGTGCGCAATCACTCCTTGCGGCGCGGCAGCCCACGTTACGCCAGGCGCTGGAGCAGTTGGCGATCCCAAGGACGTATCTCATCGGAGAACGTTCGCTGCCCGGCTTCCCTGAGGGGCCAGCCCCTGCGAACGGGGTTGAGGTCGCCTACGTCGCGGATGCGGGCCACCTCATGAACGCGGACAATCCCGACGGATTCGCGTGCGCCATCGCCCACGCGTTCGGCATGGGGTGA
- a CDS encoding NTP transferase domain-containing protein: protein MKAESAPAPLDPPQPALPAVILAAGLGSRLGGAGGGAPKALAPVLGRPLLAYTLEALAQAGVHQAYVVLGYRGAEIEAALAGLGPGGPSLHVVWNPDYRLPNGSSLAAARAAVAQAPFLLLMADHLLSVEAIRRMLGAEQRFAIGVDRGPLPASRLTDATRVRLRPDGLVAAFGKRLRRWDGIDTGIFRCHPDVFAVIDELGVDSELSAIMTRVAARQPFHAVDLSGAFWLDVDTPADLREAESLLRHG, encoded by the coding sequence GTGAAGGCCGAATCCGCCCCGGCGCCGCTTGACCCGCCGCAGCCCGCGCTTCCAGCCGTGATCCTGGCCGCTGGACTTGGCTCGCGCCTCGGCGGCGCGGGCGGCGGCGCGCCCAAGGCGCTGGCGCCCGTCCTGGGCCGGCCGCTGCTCGCCTACACCCTGGAAGCGCTCGCGCAGGCCGGCGTACACCAAGCGTATGTCGTGCTCGGCTACCGCGGCGCCGAAATCGAGGCGGCGCTTGCCGGCCTTGGGCCAGGCGGCCCGTCGCTGCATGTTGTCTGGAATCCGGACTACCGTTTGCCGAACGGCAGTTCGCTTGCCGCGGCCCGCGCCGCCGTTGCTCAGGCGCCCTTTCTGCTGCTGATGGCCGACCACCTGCTGAGTGTGGAGGCGATCCGCCGCATGCTCGGCGCGGAACAGCGCTTCGCCATCGGCGTGGATCGGGGACCGCTGCCGGCGTCGCGTCTGACCGACGCGACCCGGGTGCGGTTGCGACCGGACGGCCTGGTCGCGGCGTTCGGCAAGCGGCTGCGCCGTTGGGACGGGATCGACACGGGTATCTTTCGCTGCCACCCGGACGTGTTTGCCGTGATTGACGAGCTCGGCGTCGACTCAGAGCTGAGCGCGATCATGACGCGCGTGGCGGCGCGGCAGCCGTTTCACGCGGTAGACCTGAGCGGCGCCTTCTGGCTGGACGTGGACACGCCCGCGGACCTCAGGGAGGCCGAATCGCTGCTGCGCCACGGTTGA
- a CDS encoding ATP-binding cassette domain-containing protein produces MTDLTATDERVTVPPVPATGGEPAIVAENLVKRYGEVVALDGVSFAAPAGTVLGLLGPNGAGKTTAVRILTTLLRQDRGSAHVLGYDVARQPHQVRASIGLAGQYAALDENLTARENLRLVGRLTHVPTAAVARRGEELLQRFDLGAAADRLVRTYSGGMRRRLDLAAALVHEPAVLFLDEPTTGLDPQGRNELWRVIEELVGGGTTVLLTTQYLEEADRLADRIIVIDHGHVIAEGTAAELKASMGATVIEVAFRDLAAVESARARLAALGPVTQAGRTVHVGVGDGPRAMLETVRVLDAAGLTPVTLTLREPTLDDVFLTLTGHVAEEPGEADNGAAVPAPRRGRRGGA; encoded by the coding sequence ATGACTGACCTGACCGCAACCGATGAGCGCGTAACGGTCCCGCCCGTCCCGGCAACCGGCGGCGAGCCGGCGATCGTCGCAGAAAACCTGGTCAAGCGCTACGGCGAAGTTGTGGCGCTGGACGGCGTTTCGTTTGCCGCGCCGGCCGGCACGGTGCTGGGGCTGCTCGGCCCGAACGGCGCCGGCAAAACGACCGCCGTGCGCATCCTCACCACCCTGCTGCGCCAGGACCGAGGCAGCGCCCACGTGCTCGGCTACGACGTGGCCCGGCAGCCGCACCAGGTGCGCGCCTCGATCGGTCTCGCCGGCCAGTACGCCGCGCTGGACGAGAACCTCACCGCGCGGGAGAACCTGCGCCTGGTGGGCCGGCTCACTCATGTACCCACCGCCGCCGTCGCTCGCCGCGGCGAGGAGCTGCTGCAACGCTTCGACCTCGGCGCCGCCGCAGACCGGCTGGTGCGCACCTATTCCGGCGGCATGCGCCGCCGCCTCGACCTGGCCGCGGCGCTGGTGCATGAACCCGCGGTGCTCTTCTTGGACGAGCCCACCACCGGCCTCGACCCGCAGGGCCGCAACGAGCTGTGGCGCGTGATCGAGGAGCTGGTGGGCGGCGGCACCACGGTGTTGCTCACCACGCAGTATCTTGAAGAGGCGGACCGCCTCGCCGACCGCATCATCGTGATCGACCATGGCCACGTGATCGCTGAAGGCACGGCGGCCGAGCTGAAGGCCAGCATGGGCGCGACGGTGATCGAAGTCGCCTTCCGCGATCTCGCCGCGGTAGAGTCCGCGCGGGCGCGGCTCGCGGCGCTGGGTCCCGTCACGCAGGCAGGCCGCACGGTGCATGTTGGTGTCGGCGACGGTCCGCGCGCCATGCTCGAAACCGTGCGCGTGCTCGACGCCGCCGGTCTCACGCCGGTGACGCTGACGCTGCGCGAACCCACGCTCGACGACGTGTTCCTCACGCTCACGGGACATGTCGCGGAGGAGCCGGGCGAGGCCGACAACGGCGCGGCCGTGCCGGCGCCGCGTCGCGGCCGCAGAGGAGGAGCATGA
- a CDS encoding glycosyltransferase, translated as MKLLYRPAVARGLALQAAVAMVCYLSWRLTATINRQAIAFSVLLLCAELQGFGNFLLFILMTWDTKTRPPFALRDGLSVDIFVPTYNEDLELLEATIAGCNAVTYPHTTYLLDDGRRTAVKELALRLGCRYLARPDNRHAKAGNLNHALQHSSGEFIVVLDADTVPQPELLDHTLGYFTDERVALVQLPQEFYNRDSMQHSANGEWHEQELFYRVIQPGKNRWNAAFWCGSPSVVRRAALDDVGGVATETITEDIHTSLRLHARGWKTVYHDELLAYGIAPQTFNAFALQRKRWAQGTMQLLRSRENPLIVPGLTLAQRLNYLASMATYFDAFQKLIYLITPPLILLSGVLPLHASVRAFAGFWVPYFSLGMLANIALGRGYFHYWRVERYNLLKMFTFLQASLTLFWSRPLRFRVTPKRADASVGSLERRQLGPQFALLAFMAIAACAAVFNLAWGLTARYRAPGLIGMTLCWALVNLGMVGLGVREVLSRTHARQNYRFPSSLSARLTDQAGGTLAVIADNLSRSGASLRSRAPVLPASEVLLRLDLPEGPLAMAAEVLRCRPRTDGGHDLGLRFLEISPAEQMRLLRFLFVALPRQERGRQPLTLPPTGQGSLDRGEAAAASA; from the coding sequence GTGAAGCTGCTGTACCGCCCGGCCGTGGCGCGGGGTCTCGCTCTGCAAGCGGCGGTGGCCATGGTCTGCTACCTGAGCTGGCGCCTCACCGCGACGATCAACCGCCAGGCGATCGCCTTCTCCGTGCTGCTGCTCTGCGCCGAGCTGCAGGGGTTCGGCAACTTCCTGCTGTTTATCCTGATGACCTGGGACACCAAGACCCGGCCGCCCTTCGCACTCCGCGACGGCCTCTCGGTCGACATCTTCGTGCCGACCTACAACGAGGACCTCGAGCTGCTTGAGGCCACGATCGCCGGCTGCAACGCCGTTACGTACCCCCACACCACCTACCTGCTTGACGACGGCCGCCGCACCGCGGTCAAAGAGCTGGCGCTGCGCCTCGGCTGCCGCTACCTCGCGCGTCCCGACAACCGGCATGCCAAGGCCGGCAACCTCAACCACGCGCTGCAGCACAGCAGCGGCGAATTCATCGTCGTGCTCGACGCCGACACCGTGCCGCAGCCCGAGCTGCTGGACCACACGCTGGGCTACTTCACGGATGAACGCGTGGCCCTCGTGCAGTTGCCGCAGGAGTTCTACAACCGCGACTCCATGCAGCACTCCGCCAACGGCGAATGGCACGAGCAGGAGCTATTCTACCGCGTGATCCAGCCGGGGAAGAACCGCTGGAACGCCGCCTTCTGGTGCGGCAGCCCCTCGGTGGTGCGCCGCGCCGCGCTCGACGATGTCGGCGGCGTGGCAACCGAGACGATCACCGAGGACATCCACACCTCGCTGCGCCTGCACGCCCGCGGCTGGAAGACGGTCTACCACGACGAGCTGCTCGCCTACGGCATCGCGCCGCAGACCTTCAACGCCTTCGCCCTACAGCGCAAACGCTGGGCACAGGGCACGATGCAACTGCTGCGCTCGCGCGAGAATCCACTGATCGTGCCCGGGCTGACGCTCGCGCAACGGCTGAATTACCTCGCCTCCATGGCCACCTACTTCGACGCCTTCCAGAAGCTGATCTACCTGATCACGCCGCCGCTGATCCTGTTGAGCGGCGTGCTGCCGCTGCACGCCTCGGTGCGGGCCTTCGCCGGCTTCTGGGTGCCCTACTTCAGCCTCGGCATGCTGGCCAACATCGCGCTGGGACGAGGCTACTTCCACTACTGGCGTGTCGAGCGCTACAACCTGCTGAAGATGTTCACCTTCTTGCAGGCATCGCTGACCCTGTTCTGGTCGCGGCCGCTGCGTTTCCGGGTGACGCCGAAGCGGGCCGATGCGAGCGTGGGCTCCCTGGAGCGGCGGCAACTTGGCCCGCAGTTCGCCCTGCTCGCCTTCATGGCGATCGCCGCCTGTGCCGCCGTGTTCAACCTCGCCTGGGGGCTGACGGCCCGGTACCGGGCGCCGGGTCTGATCGGCATGACGTTGTGCTGGGCGCTGGTCAACCTCGGCATGGTCGGGCTTGGCGTACGCGAGGTGCTGAGCCGCACGCACGCGCGGCAGAATTACCGCTTCCCCTCATCCCTCTCCGCGCGGCTGACGGACCAGGCGGGTGGCACGCTCGCCGTGATCGCGGACAACCTCTCGCGCAGCGGCGCCAGCCTCAGGAGCCGCGCCCCCGTTCTGCCAGCGAGCGAGGTTCTCCTGCGCCTCGACCTGCCCGAGGGGCCGTTGGCGATGGCGGCCGAGGTGTTGCGCTGCCGCCCGCGCACCGACGGCGGGCACGATCTTGGCCTGCGCTTTCTGGAAATCTCGCCCGCGGAGCAGATGCGGCTGCTGCGCTTCCTCTTCGTAGCGCTGCCGCGCCAGGAGCGCGGCCGGCAGCCGCTCACCCTGCCTCCAACCGGTCAGGGCTCCCTCGACCGGGGCGAGGCGGCCGCCGCCTCAGCCTGA
- a CDS encoding PIN domain-containing protein, which yields MPALRIDSNTILRYLVNDAPQLAVRAIALFERVASGEERVLLEDVVLAEVIWTLTTFYRATRVQIHDYLDPILDLDGVENGDKQALQMALVFYRDRHVDFVDALLAAKAIRAGSGELYTFDRDFDRLPGVARRDPGSPA from the coding sequence ATGCCGGCTTTGCGGATCGACTCGAACACTATCCTCCGCTATCTGGTCAACGATGCCCCGCAGCTGGCTGTTCGCGCCATTGCCCTTTTTGAGCGCGTGGCATCAGGTGAAGAGCGGGTTCTGCTCGAAGACGTCGTGCTGGCTGAAGTGATCTGGACCTTGACCACCTTTTACCGCGCGACGCGCGTGCAGATTCATGACTATCTCGATCCAATCCTCGATCTCGACGGGGTTGAAAACGGGGACAAACAGGCGCTGCAGATGGCGCTCGTCTTCTACCGCGATCGCCACGTGGACTTCGTCGATGCACTGCTCGCCGCGAAGGCGATCCGCGCCGGCTCGGGCGAGCTGTACACCTTCGATCGAGACTTCGACCGGCTGCCCGGCGTGGCGCGGCGCGATCCCGGTTCTCCGGCCTGA
- a CDS encoding AbrB/MazE/SpoVT family DNA-binding domain-containing protein, whose protein sequence is MSTATITSKGQVTIPKEIREALGLRKGDQLVFYVEDGKAIAHPVRHRDVRELAGIIKSDRPWPGMAAVREQYRREVAEHVVSRGLDD, encoded by the coding sequence ATGTCCACGGCGACGATTACCTCAAAGGGTCAGGTCACGATTCCGAAGGAGATCCGCGAGGCGCTCGGCCTGCGCAAAGGCGACCAGCTCGTCTTCTACGTCGAAGACGGCAAGGCCATCGCCCACCCGGTGCGTCATCGCGACGTGCGCGAGCTGGCGGGCATCATTAAGAGTGATCGCCCGTGGCCGGGAATGGCAGCGGTTCGCGAGCAGTATCGCCGAGAAGTTGCTGAACATGTGGTCAGCCGCGGACTCGATGACTGA
- a CDS encoding MBL fold metallo-hydrolase, which translates to MSESVALTFLGTGNFNAQGRYWNSFLIGRRVLVEPSPIALANLFRAGVDATEIDVIFLSHFHADHSFGWPFLLLNQAGRRRSPLWVVGPPGLQAFLEEMTHAGRLDHLVAMSFQRGGGFPLHYVEADEREQAAGDIRFRAVRVEHDPALDCFGYLIQQGSRSIGYSGDTILCDGLRRIAAGADALVLECNQAHGQPRVHMSLERVRALRDEFPALPFVLTHMGADVTDPSIPNVRLPNDLETVRL; encoded by the coding sequence ATGAGCGAATCCGTCGCGCTTACCTTTCTCGGCACGGGCAACTTCAACGCCCAGGGGCGCTACTGGAACAGCTTCCTGATCGGCCGGCGCGTGCTGGTCGAACCCTCGCCGATTGCGCTGGCGAACCTCTTCCGCGCCGGCGTCGATGCGACCGAGATCGACGTGATTTTTCTCAGCCACTTCCACGCCGACCACAGCTTCGGCTGGCCCTTCCTGCTGCTCAACCAGGCCGGCCGCCGCAGGTCGCCGCTGTGGGTTGTCGGCCCGCCCGGCCTGCAGGCCTTCCTGGAAGAGATGACGCACGCCGGCAGGCTGGACCACCTCGTGGCGATGTCCTTCCAGCGCGGCGGCGGCTTTCCGCTGCACTACGTCGAGGCCGACGAGCGCGAGCAGGCGGCTGGCGACATTCGCTTCCGCGCCGTGCGCGTGGAGCACGACCCGGCGCTCGACTGTTTCGGCTACCTGATTCAGCAGGGCAGCCGCAGCATCGGCTATTCTGGCGACACGATTCTCTGTGACGGCCTGCGCCGCATCGCCGCCGGCGCCGATGCGCTGGTGCTGGAGTGCAACCAGGCGCACGGCCAGCCGCGGGTACACATGTCGCTGGAGCGCGTGCGTGCGCTGCGCGACGAGTTCCCGGCGCTGCCCTTTGTGCTCACGCACATGGGCGCCGATGTGACCGATCCGAGCATCCCGAACGTGCGCCTGCCGAACGACCTGGAGACGGTGAGGCTCTGA